From Pogona vitticeps strain Pit_001003342236 chromosome ZW-PAR, PviZW2.1, whole genome shotgun sequence, one genomic window encodes:
- the MED22 gene encoding mediator of RNA polymerase II transcription subunit 22 isoform X1: MSQQRVLPQSKETLLQSYNKRLKDDIKSIMDNFTEIIKTAKVEEETQVLRATQGEQDNYEMHVRAANIVRAGESLMKLVSDLKQFLILNDFPSVNEAINQRKQQLHALQEECDKKLIALRDEISVDLYELEEEYYSSSYSLYDANDLPLCEAYWRQDAAAPSPEGIYVPLAAAAMEANVSVPQGSTPSHGHLNGHGAGPPEHA; this comes from the exons ATGTCACAGCAACGCGTCCTCCCTCAGAGCAAAGAAACGCTCCTTCAGTCCTACAACAAGAGGCTGAAAGATGATATCAAGTCCATCATGGATAACTTCACGGAGATCATCAAAACCGCCAAG GTTGAAGAGGAAACCCAAGTGTTGCGAGCCACCCAAGGCGAACAGGATAACTACGAGATGCATGTCAGGGCTGCAAACATA GTCCGTGCTGGCGAGTCTCTCATGAAGCTGGTCTCCGACCTGAAGCAGTTTTTGATCCTGAACGACTTTCCTTCGGTCAACGAAGCCATCAACCAGCGCAAGCAGCAGCTGCACGCACTGCAGGAGGAATGCGACAAGAAGCTGATCGCGCTGCGCGACGAGATCTCTGTCGACCTGTACGAGCTAGAGGAAGAATATTACTCTTCCAG CTACAGCCTCTATGACGCCAACGACCTTCCGCTGTGCGAAGCGTACTGGAGGCAAGATGCCGCCGCACCGTCCCCCGAGGGCATCTACGTGCCTCTGGCGGCCGCCGCGATGGAGGCCAACGTTTCGGTTCCACAGGGCTCCACGCCTTCGCACGGCCACCTCAACGGCCACGGAGCGGGACCGCCGGAGCACGCGTGA
- the MED22 gene encoding mediator of RNA polymerase II transcription subunit 22 isoform X2 produces MSQQRVLPQSKETLLQSYNKRLKDDIKSIMDNFTEIIKTAKVEEETQVLRATQGEQDNYEMHVRAANIVRAGESLMKLVSDLKQFLILNDFPSVNEAINQRKQQLHALQEECDKKLIALRDEISVDLYELEEEYYSSSLYDANDLPLCEAYWRQDAAAPSPEGIYVPLAAAAMEANVSVPQGSTPSHGHLNGHGAGPPEHA; encoded by the exons ATGTCACAGCAACGCGTCCTCCCTCAGAGCAAAGAAACGCTCCTTCAGTCCTACAACAAGAGGCTGAAAGATGATATCAAGTCCATCATGGATAACTTCACGGAGATCATCAAAACCGCCAAG GTTGAAGAGGAAACCCAAGTGTTGCGAGCCACCCAAGGCGAACAGGATAACTACGAGATGCATGTCAGGGCTGCAAACATA GTCCGTGCTGGCGAGTCTCTCATGAAGCTGGTCTCCGACCTGAAGCAGTTTTTGATCCTGAACGACTTTCCTTCGGTCAACGAAGCCATCAACCAGCGCAAGCAGCAGCTGCACGCACTGCAGGAGGAATGCGACAAGAAGCTGATCGCGCTGCGCGACGAGATCTCTGTCGACCTGTACGAGCTAGAGGAAGAATATTACTCTTCCAG CCTCTATGACGCCAACGACCTTCCGCTGTGCGAAGCGTACTGGAGGCAAGATGCCGCCGCACCGTCCCCCGAGGGCATCTACGTGCCTCTGGCGGCCGCCGCGATGGAGGCCAACGTTTCGGTTCCACAGGGCTCCACGCCTTCGCACGGCCACCTCAACGGCCACGGAGCGGGACCGCCGGAGCACGCGTGA
- the RPL7A gene encoding large ribosomal subunit protein eL8, with the protein MPKGKKAKGKKVAPAPAVVKKQEAKKVVNPLFEKRPKNFGIGQDIQPKRDLTRFVKWPRYIRLQRQRAILYKRLKVPPAVNQFTQALDRQTATQLLKLAHKYRPETKQEKKQRLLARAEQKAAGKGDVPTKRPPVLRAGVNSVTTLVENKKAQLVVIAHDVDPVELVVFLPALCRKMGVPYCIIKGKARLGRLVHRKTCTSIAFTQVNPEDKGALAKLVEAVKTNYNERYDEIRRHWGGNVLGPKSVARIAKLEKAKAKELATKLG; encoded by the exons ATG CCGAAGGGGAAGAAGGCAAAGGGGAAGAAGGTGGCCCCGGCGCCAGCCGTGGTCAAGAAGCAGGAGGCCAAGAAGGTGGTCAACCCTCTCTTCGAGAAGAGGCCCAAGAACTTTGGCATCG GACAGGATATCCAACCCAAACGGGACCTCACCCGTTTTGTGAAGTGGCCCCGTTACATCCGCCTCCAGCGCCAGAGGGCGATCCTCTACAAAAGGTTAAAGGTGCCTCCGGCGGTTAACCAGTTCACGCAAGCTTTGGACCGCCAGACGG CTACTCAGCTCCTGAAGTTGGCTCACAAATACAGGCCAGAAACGAAGCAGGAGAAGAAGCAGAGGCTGCTGGCCCGAGCTGAGCAGAAGGCTGCCGGGAAGGGGGACGTCCCAACCAAGAGGCCTCCTGTACTGAGAGCAG GCGTCAACTCCGTGACCACTCTGGTGGAGAACAAGAAAGCGCAGCTCGTGGTGATTGCTCACGACGTAGACCCTGTGGAG CTGGTGGTGTTTCTTCCGGCCTTGTGCCGAAAAATGGGAGTGCCCTATTGCATCATCAAAGGCAAAGCCAGGCTGGGCCGTCTCGTCCATCGGAAGACCTGCACCAGCATCGCCTTCACGCAGGTTAATCC ggaGGACAAAGGAGCGCTGGCTAAACTGGTGGAAGCCGTCAAGACCAACTACAATGAGAGATACGACGAG ATTCGGCGCCACTGGGGTGGTAATGTTTTGGGGCCGAAGTCGGTGGCTCGCATCGCTAAGCTTGAAAAGGCCAAAGCTAAAGAACTGGCCACAAAGCTGGGGTAA